TCCAGTTCAATCATGAACTGCCTGTGATGTTCGTCCGGCCAGTCGGCGTCCGCGGGGTTCGGATCCAGCCGCGTCCACGGCGGATTGTGGCCGGCGCTGACCTGATCCTGCCAGACCATCATGCCCAGTCGGTCGCAGTGATAGTAGTAGCGGCGCGGTTCCACTTTGATGTGTTTGCGGATCATGTTGAATCCGGCCGCCTTCAGGTACTCGATATCGGACAACATGGCTTCGTCGGACGGCGGCGTCAGCAGTCCATCGGGCCACCATCCCTGATCCAGCGGTCCCCAGTGAAACAGGAATTCTCCGTTCAGCGTGAACCGCAGGTTTCCGTCGCTGTCTCGCGCCTTGCCGACGGAACGAATCCCGGCATAGGACTTGACGGTATCGCGAATCTCGCCATTGCCGTTCTGAATTGCGACCTCCAGTTCATACAAATGCGGAGAACTCGGGGACCAAAATTTGGCGTCACGGATGGAAACGGAAACCTCCGGCGCATCCTGAGTCACGTCCGCCACGACCTGGGCACCGTCGCGGACGATGACGCGAACTTCCGACGGCGCGTCGTCGCCGGCCAGCAGCGGACGAATGCTGATGGATCCGCCGGCGGCATCGGTTGAAATCTTCAGATCGCGAATGTGTTGGTCAGAAACGTGTTCCAGCCACACGGTCTGCCAGATACCGGAAACCTGCGTGTACCAGATCCCGTGAGGATCCAGCACCTGCTTGCCGCGCAACTGCCAGCCTTCGGTATCGTCTTCGACTCGCACAACCAGTTCGTTTTCACCCTTTCGAAGGCTGTCCGTGATATCGAACGAAAACGGCGTGTTGCCGCCCTGATGACGGCCGACGGATCGGCCGTTGACGAAGACTTCGCAGCGATAATCGACAGCTTCGAAGTTCAGCAGCGTGCGCTGACCTTCCGGCGGAGAGACTCGGAACGAACGGCGATACCACAGAGCTTCGTTCGGTTCCAGAAGCCGCTGCACTCCGCCGAGCTTCGATTCCAGAGCGTACGGGACCAGGATCTTTCCGGCCCATTTGTCAGGAGTCGTCGTGACGCTGTCCGCCGTGATCGCGTAGTCCCAGTGGCCGTTCAGATTCTGCCACTGGTCGCGAACCAGTTGCGGCCGCGGGTATTCGGTCCACGCATTTTCGGCGCTCACTTCGGCTCCCCATTTCGTGATGAGCGCCGACTGGAATGGTGTCGTATTGCGCTTTGCGCGCGGGAGTTCCGGAACCTGCTGCGCGTCGACGACATGCACGTCAATGAACTGTCCGCCGCCGGTCTGGTGGCAATGGACCGCCAGCAGATTCTGCCCCGGCTTCAGAGCGTTCCGAGCCGCGTCGTCCAGCGGGACGACTTTGTAGTCAACGGTATAGCCTTTCAGTTCCCCGACCAGCGTGCCGTTCACGAAGACCTGAGCGTCTTCGTCATGATGAATCAGCAATGCCGCCTTGCCGGGCACAGACTTCAGGTCGAACATCTTTCGCAGCCAGATATCGTTCGACCGCCACTCCGTGCCGATCCGAGCCCCCGGAGTCCCGCGCGTCCCGAACCCGCCGGACGCTTGCTTCCAGCCGCCGTCATCGAATCCCGCCTGTTGCCATCCGTCATCCGGCTGCTGAATTGTGTACCGCCAGGCGTCGGTAATCGGCGATTCCGGCTGTTGCGCATATGCCTCAAGCCCGCCCTGCAACACAGCAGATGCAACGAGCGCAGCCAACACTAATCGCGGCGAAACCCAATGATCGGTGAGCATTCGTGAAGGCATGGACACAATTCTTTCCTGACATGGATGGGAATGCTGGAAGATGGCCGGCGGTAACCGTTCACAGTCCGAGATTGGTGTTTAAGAAAGTGTCGGAGTTTGCGATACCTCGTGCATGACACGGATGTCGGAAATCCCGCCGGAATTGCTGACGGAGATGACGCCTGCGGTGCGGGCGTTTGTAGAAGCTCTGTGCAATCGGGTCAACGAGCAGGATCGAATCATCGCCGCCCAGCAGAAGCGGATTGAAGAGCTTGAACGGCAGCTGGGAATGAATTCGGGGAACTCGTCGATGCCGCCGTCCAGTGATGGTCCCCGGCAGCAGCCGGCGAAGACTCCGAAGCCGAAATCCGGGCGAAAACGCGGCGGGCAGCCGGGCCATCCCAAACGGACGCGGCCACTGATTCCCACGGAAGACTGTGAGCGGGTCGAACACCATCGGCCGACCGCGTGTACGGACTGTGGTGCAAAACTCAGCGGCGATGACCCCAATCCCGAACGGCATCAGGTTACGGATCTGCCTGTCGTGAGACCGTCTGTCACGGAACATCAGATTCACACCCTGGAGTGCCCCGACTGCGGGTGCCGCTGTCGCGGGACACTGCCAGCGGACGTGTCCCGCGGCTGCTTCGGCCCCAACGTCGTCGCGGCGGTCACACTGCTGAGCAGTCTGGGACGACTCAGCCAGAGAATGATCGCGTCGCTGTTGCGAGACTTGTTCTGTCTGGACGTCTCCGACGGCCAGATCAGCCGTCTGCAGAGCATCGGACGCAGAGCTCTGCAGGCGGGATACAACGAAATCGTCGCGGACGTCCGAAACTCCGCCACTCTGAACATTGATGAAACCAGCTGGCGTCAGAACGGCCGCAAAGCCTGGCTGTGGACCGTTGTGGGACCACTCGGCACACTGTTCGCGGTTCGCCCGTCGCGGTCCCGCGATGAGGTGCATGCCCTGCTGGGCGAGGACTTCAGCGGCATCGTCGTCAGTGACCGCTATTCGGCATACAGCCATCTGGATGACGATTGCCGGCAGTTCTGCTGGGCTCACCTGATCAGTGCCCCGAAGAGAGAACGCGGTCAAGCGATGGTCGATCGTGGAGGGAGTTCCGCCGACGCAGGTGCCCGACTGAAGTCTTCCGGACAGGAACTCATTCATCACTGGAATCGGCTGCAGACGCAGCAAATTGAGCGTGCGACGTTCGACGGTCACTGCCGACGGCTTCGCAGTGAGATTCTGGAGGCATTGCTGGACGGTTCGCAGTGTGACCATCTGAAAACAGCGGAAACGTGTCGGCGTCTGAGCAACGAGTGTTGCAGTCTGTTTGTGTTCGCTCACCATGACGATGTCTCGCCGACCAACAATGCGGCCGAACAGTCACTGCGAAAATCGGTCATCTTTCGCAAACTCAGCTTCGGTACCGAAGAACAAACCGGCAGTCGCAATCTGACCGTGATCATGTCGGTGGTGGAAACCTGTCGTCGCCTCGGTACC
This is a stretch of genomic DNA from Planctomycetaceae bacterium. It encodes these proteins:
- a CDS encoding glycoside hydrolase family 2 TIM barrel-domain containing protein, with protein sequence MPSRMLTDHWVSPRLVLAALVASAVLQGGLEAYAQQPESPITDAWRYTIQQPDDGWQQAGFDDGGWKQASGGFGTRGTPGARIGTEWRSNDIWLRKMFDLKSVPGKAALLIHHDEDAQVFVNGTLVGELKGYTVDYKVVPLDDAARNALKPGQNLLAVHCHQTGGGQFIDVHVVDAQQVPELPRAKRNTTPFQSALITKWGAEVSAENAWTEYPRPQLVRDQWQNLNGHWDYAITADSVTTTPDKWAGKILVPYALESKLGGVQRLLEPNEALWYRRSFRVSPPEGQRTLLNFEAVDYRCEVFVNGRSVGRHQGGNTPFSFDITDSLRKGENELVVRVEDDTEGWQLRGKQVLDPHGIWYTQVSGIWQTVWLEHVSDQHIRDLKISTDAAGGSISIRPLLAGDDAPSEVRVIVRDGAQVVADVTQDAPEVSVSIRDAKFWSPSSPHLYELEVAIQNGNGEIRDTVKSYAGIRSVGKARDSDGNLRFTLNGEFLFHWGPLDQGWWPDGLLTPPSDEAMLSDIEYLKAAGFNMIRKHIKVEPRRYYYHCDRLGMMVWQDQVSAGHNPPWTRLDPNPADADWPDEHHRQFMIELERMVDSLESHPSIVVWVPFNEAWGQHRTMEVGEWVVKRDPTRLVNIASGGNFRPVGDVVDHHAYPHPEFPFDANRDRSFVRVMGEFGGHGFPVKGHLWDADRDNWGYGGLPKNEAEYKARYLTSLEKLNDLRRRGIAAGVYTQTTDVEGEINGLLTYDRSVIKIPAEELAELHRRLYEPVRISE
- a CDS encoding IS66 family transposase yields the protein MTRMSEIPPELLTEMTPAVRAFVEALCNRVNEQDRIIAAQQKRIEELERQLGMNSGNSSMPPSSDGPRQQPAKTPKPKSGRKRGGQPGHPKRTRPLIPTEDCERVEHHRPTACTDCGAKLSGDDPNPERHQVTDLPVVRPSVTEHQIHTLECPDCGCRCRGTLPADVSRGCFGPNVVAAVTLLSSLGRLSQRMIASLLRDLFCLDVSDGQISRLQSIGRRALQAGYNEIVADVRNSATLNIDETSWRQNGRKAWLWTVVGPLGTLFAVRPSRSRDEVHALLGEDFSGIVVSDRYSAYSHLDDDCRQFCWAHLISAPKRERGQAMVDRGGSSADAGARLKSSGQELIHHWNRLQTQQIERATFDGHCRRLRSEILEALLDGSQCDHLKTAETCRRLSNECCSLFVFAHHDDVSPTNNAAEQSLRKSVIFRKLSFGTEEQTGSRNLTVIMSVVETCRRLGTRPLEYIHNAVHAAFNRKSTPQLIPEN